AGTTATATTACGATGATATTTTAAAAACTTCAGAAAAACTGGACAAAAAATATTTGATGGGAGAAATAATCGACAAGCCTCCATTTATAGATGCAGTTCCGTACTACAATTTAATTAAGAAAGCCGGCAAATCCATGCTTGAAGAAGTAAATAAGATTAAGGCTTCCCGCAATGAATATAAGGAATATATCGAGCAGTGGATACATGAGGTTAAGACACCTATATCCGCTATTAAACTTATAGAAGAAAATAATAGGACAAGTACTTCAAGAACTGTACTGGAGGAGCTTGAAAATATAGACAGATATGTTGAGCAGGCATTATTCTATGCCAGGAGCGAGGAAACCCAGAAGGACTATCTTATAAAAGAAATTTCGCTGGAACAGTGTGTCAATAAGATACTCATTAGAAATAAACATATGTTCATTCTTAATAATATAGATGTAAATTTAGTAGAGCTTAATAAGAGTGTATACTGCGACAGTAAGTGGCTGGAGTTTATAATCAATCAAATAATAGTTAATGCAGTAAAGTATAGAAGAAGCCAGCTTCCCATGGTTAAGATTTACTCAAAGGATATTAAGAATGGTATACAGCTTATTATTGAAGATAACGGAATAGGAATACCCGATAATGAAATCAGCCGTGTATTTGATAAGGGCTTTACAGGAAGCAAAGGACGGCAAAATCACAAGTCTACAGGAATTGGCCTGTATCTTTGCAAAAAGCTTTGTGATAAATTAGGTTTATTAATAGCAGCAGACTCAAAAGAAAACTTTTATACAAAAGTAATAATTACTTTTCCTAAAGGTAACTTTTGCAAGGATGGAGCCATATAGGCTCTTTTTTGCGGTCTTGAGACTTTAATACAACATGCTAAGCTTTAAAGTTGGATATCTTTAAGTGACAAAGTTGTAACTATAAAGTAAGGTTAAATCGAATCAAGCAGAGAAGAAATTGTGTACAATATAACTGAGGTGAGGGTATTGGATAAGATACTAGATATAAAAAATGTAGAAAAGTACTATGGAAACAAAGGAAATGTGGTTAAGGCTATTGACGATATGAGCTTTCAAGTATTCAAGGGAGAGTTTGTTGGGGTTATGGGGCCCTCTGGTTCAGGTAAAACAACTTTATTAAATATCATATCTACAATTGATGAAGTAAGCTCAGGATATATTCATATAGACGGCAATGATTTAACGAAAATTAATCAAAAGGATATTGCAAAGTTTAGAAGGGAAAACCTAGGTTTCATCTTTCAGGATTTTAACCTGTTGGATACTCTGACAATTCATGAGAACATAGCTTTGGCACTCACAATTAACAGGCATAAAAAGCAGGACATAGACAGCAAGGTAAAGGCTGCAGCTGCAGAATTAGGTATAGAGGATATTCTTCAAAAGTACCCCTATGAGGTTTCAGGAGGGCAGAAGCAGAGATGTGCCTGTGCCAGAGCCTTAATTACAAATCCAAAGCTTATTTTGGCTGACGAGCCGACGGGTGCGTTGGACTCAAGGTCGGCTCAAATGCTTATAGAAATGATTTCGCATCTTAATAAGGAACTAGGAGCTACTATTCTAATGGTAACTCATGATTCCTTCACTGCAAGCTACTGTGACAGAATTTTGTTTATTAAGGACGGCAAGATATTTACAGAGCTTATAAAGGGACAAAACACCCGAAAGCAATTTTTTAATCAGATTCTGGATGTGGTGGCGCTCTTAGGGGGTGATGTGAGAGATGTACGCTAAACTGGCTTTAAGCAATGCAAGGCGGTCTATTAAGGATTATGTAATTTATTTTGTTACACTAATTATATGCGTCAGCTTGTTTTATGCCTTTATGTCATTATCAAGCTCACATTACGAATTAATAACAGAGGATTCCTATAATTTTGAATATCTTAAAATCATGATGAAATACACCACATATATTATAACAGGTTTGCTTATTGTGCTTATAGGTTATGTGAATAAATATATGATGAAGAGACGCAAAAGAGAATTTGCAACCTATATATTACTAGGCATTCCACAAAGAAATGTAGCCTTTATGTTTTTTATTGAGACCTTGGTAATGGGTATGGTCTCTATAGCTTTTGGAATATTTCTCGGAACCTTGTTTTCACAGCTGGTTACTGCTTTAATTCTTATGACTGCAGAACAAAAGATTATATTTTCCTTTAAGCTTTATATAGATACTGTCATAATAACCTTGTTGTTTTTTACTGCAATGTTTTGCATAATTGGGCTTATGAATGTAAGAACTTTAAGTAAGATTAAGTTGATTCATATGCTGAATGATGAAAAGAAAACTGAATTTCAGTTTAAGAGAGGTAAGCTAGTATATATTTGTGTATTTATTGCAGCAATTTTACTTTATATACTGTGTGGCTATTCTGTCCATAGAATTTTGCGGGTGGTGGGAAATCCTGAGTTAAAGCAAGGCAATGAAATGACATATTTTGGGCTGGCAATAACGGGCTTTATTGCAGGAACCTATGCACTGTTCTACTCCTTGGCTTATGTGCTAATTGTAGTTAAAGAAAGATGGATAAGGTTTAAGTATGAGTACACGAATTTATTTTTAATAGGAGCAGTAGTTTCAAAAATAAAGACAGCACCTATCCTAATGGCTACAATCTCTTTAACTTTCTTAGGTGCAGCCTTGAGCTTTGCTTTGACACTTTTATTGTCGCAGTGGAGTTTAGGCTATTTAGATAATAGAATTCCCTTTGATACAGTTGCAGCAAGCAAGCTAAATATTATGAGTAAGTCAGAAGATATATCTAAAATTGATTATAGTGGTTTAGTAAAGCATTTAAGCAGTGAAAATTATAATTTTAAGGATTATTGTGAGGTAGAACAATACTATATTTATGATAAAAAACTCTATAATACAGATATAAAAAATAAGCCGCTGTTTGCTATAGGTTTAAGTGATTATAACAAATTAAGAAAAATGCTTGGATATAGTGAAGTAAAGCTTAATGGTAATGAATTTACAACCCAGTGGCTGAAGCTTGTAGATGATAAGCTCATCAATGAGTATATAAGTGAAAATAAAGCTTTGAAAATAGAAGGCAAGGAGTTGAAGCTTAGCAGAGATCCATACTACAAAGATTCTATTGGAGAGTATATTTATAATTCTCGTGAGGGCGGTCTTGTAGTTTTGCCTGATGAGTGGTGTAAAAGCTTAGCCTTAGCAGCTAAGGACTTTTACGCTAATACAAATAAGAAGATGGCCTATGATGAGGCAGTAAAGCTTGAAAATGAGCTTATACCAAACTGGTTTACGAAAACTTACAGCAATATGCTTAGTGAGAAGGGTAAGAGTAGAGCTTTAATAATTAGATTGAAGGTAGCAGAGAGAAGTGAAGTGCTAAATGCTACCTTAGGTATGAGAATCCTTGGAATATATGGAGGTACTGTTTTACTCATGATAAGCTTAACAGTACTAGCACTGCAGCAGCTATCAGACTCTATTGAGCATAAAGCGAGATTTAGTACTTTAAGAAAGCTGGGAATAGATAATAAAGAGACAGGCAGAATAATTTTAAAGCAAATATCACTGTATTTTACAATGCCAATAATTGTTGCAGTCTTTGGCTTCTATATATTTTTAAATGCTTTTAAGACTGCAAGCAAAACGTTAATTGATATATACATCGGGAATAAGGCTTTTATGTTCAATATAGGTATAGCCTTAATACTAATTGTAGTTATTTATGCATGTTATTTTGCAGCTACCTATTATTCCTTTAAGCGGAATATTGAAAGTAGGTAGGATGCAGGCTTGCAGAAGGGGAGATGGAAGTCTGCGGTATATTGATTAAGGAAAACCGTACTGCAAATAAATGAAGACTATAGCTTTAGCCATTAGTAACACTTGGCTAAGGCTATTTTTGCGTAAAAAATGTATCGTAAGAAGAATTGTATGTTACAAAATATGGTATAATAAAATGATAATTAATATTTATGCGTTAAATTTAAATAAAACTAAATGGGGAGGTTGTAAAAATGAAAAAAGCTCTTATAGTTATTGATATACAAAAGGATTATTTTGAAAATGGGAAATTTCCATTATGGAATACTGAAAATACCTTAAATAATGTGGAAAAAGCTATTGAAAAAGCAAATACCAATAATATACCTGTAATTTTGATTCAGTACGTTGCAGAAGCTGGTTCCATATTTTTTAATGAAGGTACGGAAGGAGCAGAAATTCATCCAAGAATATTAAAGGCTGCTCAAAATGCAAAGAAAGTTGTAAAGAGATTTGCAGATAGCTTTCATCAGACAAACCTAGAGGAAGTATTATCGAAGCTTGGAGCAGAAGAAATTCTTATATGCGGAATGATGACACAAAACTGTGTTGTTTTCACCGCTATTTCTAAAGCGGCAGAAAAATATAGTGTAAAGATATTATCTGATTGCTGTACTACTGTAAGCAAGCCAATACATCTAATTGCACTCCGAGGAGTTTCAACTCGTGTAGAGCTATTAGATTATAACGAAGCTATTTGAAACATATAGCTTAATTTTCATGAAGGAGAATATATAAATGACTACAGATAACCAAAAGGAACCAAGGAAGAAGATATACAGAATAGGTGCTTGGATTTGTGCAGCTATTGCTCTTTTGTTTGTTTTTTATTTGGGTTACTATAAATATCAGCAAAACAAGCTTAAATTTCATCCTGAAGGCTTCTCTGTTCAAGTTAATAGTAAAGACCTTACTGCCTCAGGGAAAAAATGGCTGGAAGCATATACTGAGCGATATAGGGGAAAATACGTCCCTAAAAACCAAAAGGTAGTTGAACAATCTATTGATAACCTTGAAATTAAAGAAGCTAATGTGCTTCAGATTGATTTTTCCATTAAGGCAAAGAAATTAGATGAAAAAACCTCAGCTAACTGGAATGGTACTCTTGAAGAAAATAAAGTTAAATGCCAGTGGGTTCTATGGTTTAAGGTAGAAGAAAAGTCAGACGGAACCTTTATTTATACTGCAACCAGATTTCAAAGGCCAGCTGGCTACGACTTGGAAAAATATCAGACTAGCGGTCAAAAAGAAAGAGATGAGTATAAACAGAAGTATGAGGCTGAAACTCCCTATGAAAAACAGCAGTACACTTACAAAATAGAAAATAAAATTTGTTATGTAAGCTACGACGGGGGAACTACATGGAAGGAAGTTCCTGTACCACTAAAGGATTTGGTTGAAGTTGGAGACGGCAGAGCCTATTATAATAAGCTGCAGGAAAAAAGCTATGTGATTACCCCTGAGAAAACTGCCTTTGTCTACGGGGGCACTAGAGAAAAAGCTCTCATGATTACTTATTCAGAAGATAAGGGAAGCACTTGGAAAACGTCAGAAATAAGTAAAAACATAGATAGTATAAGAGTGAAGTTTTGCAGTTTTCCAAAGGTTAATGTGGGTTATGTAATTGCAACAAGTGGAAGAGCCATGTCTCAAGAAGGGCAAACAATCTTTAAAACAACAGATGGTGGCAGCACCTGGAAAGAAGCTGGAGTTGGACCTAGCTCATGGCTCCTACAGTCAGCAGGTTTTGTAGAGGAGAACCTTGGCTTTATGAGTTATCCTAAGGTGCAAGGAGGTAAAACTAATTTTTATAGAACAGAAGATGGGGGGAAAACCTTTGAACCCGTAATGCTGCCTGTGAACAAACAGGAATGGATGGGTTTAACCTCTGAACCGTTTATTCAGCCTCAAACTCCCTATATTGAAAACGGACAAATGTTTCTTCTAGTAGGACAGGGGGAGCAAGGCGATTTCAAGGGAGGCACTATAATGGCAAAATATAAGTCAGAGGATAAAGGAAAGACCTGGACCTTTGTAGAATTAGTGGAGCCGCCTTCAAAAGAAAGAGGATAATAAAGCTTAGATAACATAGATTTTTTATTAAAAACTCAATATAGGGAACTTCTAGGAAGTTCCCTATATTAAATACCTAACCTTAGTTACAGCTGCACCTTATTGTCTTTACTTATTAGCTCATAAAAAGCTGATATGGCTTTTATCATCTCTAAATTAACCTTGTCTAAATAAATGTTTATATTTTCTATTAAATCCCTTGTGTTTGATTCATTATATATAAATTTGTGAAGTTCTTTCTTTAGCATTTCCATACTATAAAAATTATGCTTTATTTTTATAGAGTACTTTAAGGCATGAATAATAAGTATTACTTTAATTTGCTCTTCATCAAACAATCTATAGTTATTGCCATCCCCTCTAACTGATGAAATTAATCCAATATTTTCCCAGTAGCGTATTGTTGTGATATTTACATCTGTAATTTTGCTTATTTCCTTTATTGTCATTAAATTATTTTTATCTTTTTTTATGTTATTACCTCTATAATCTAAATTTTTTATAAGATTCAGCCCAACCTTCTCTAATCTCACTTTCTCGGCATATAAATCCGCTTGGGCTTTAGTAATCATCCATAATGCTTTGTCTGAATTGCCCTTCATATGCTCCTTCAAAAGCTCTCCAGTAAATTCTAGGCTATAGCCTTTTACCATCTTTCTAATACTTATAAAATAATCAAGATGAAGCTGTGTAAAAATTCTATATCCAGAATCCGTTCTTTTAACAGGTGGGATAATTCCCATATCTTCGTATATTCTAAGGGTTGATGTGCTGATATTTAATTTTCTAGCTATATCTATAGGTCTATATTCCATTTTGATCCTCCATTTAAAAAGATTAAATATTATTATAAGGTTTTTAAATAGGATTTCTTATATTTACTGAAATTGGTTTATAAAAGTTTCTAAGTGCATTAATGTTATATAATTAGATTGTAACATTCACTCTGTTTAAATAAAACAAGTTTAAGGGAGGTTTATTATAGGAAAACATAAAGATGGGCATAGCTATATGAATTGTGTCGGTATAATAAAAAAAATTGATGATATTCCAGAATTAAAAGTAAGTCTAATAGATTTTAGTGAGAGTAAATCGCATAAACAGATGTCCAAGTATGGTTTGCTATTAGCTGAACATATTTTACAAATTAGCAAAATTGAGAAAAACAGTGACATTGCTGAATGCTTTGAAATAAACCTAAAATGGCAAGAGGGAAAAGTGAAATTCCAGGATGCGCGAAACGTTGCCTTTAAGATGCATACACTAGCTCGCGAAGAAAAAGACCCTGTGAGAGTAAAGGTGTTAAGGACAATGGGGCAGGTTGCTGCGGTGCCTCATGTTAAGTGGCACGCCTTAATTGCTTCAGATTATGCAATCACTTTGATAAATTTAATGTACCCAAATGATTTAGAGGAAGTTAAGAAAGAAAGAGAGCTTCAAATTGAACTAGTGAAAAGTGTCTAAATAAAAGGAGGTTGAAGTCCTAAATGGACTTCAACGAGTAATTTTCGAGCGGGAGCGAGAGAGCTAAATTGCTCAGTGCTTCCGACTAAAAGGAGGAAAATCCATGGATAAATATACAACAGAGGAATTGGCTGCAGTACTACAGATTGTAACCTCAACTATTGATAACTGCGAAAAAACTCAGCCAAAATTTGCTGAAGGTACCTCACAACACTCACTGCTTAAGAATAGGATAAAAGCATTGTATATTTCAAAAGCATTAATAACAGATGAGGATGTTACGAACAAATATACAAAAGAAGAATTGACACAAGCACTAACACCAGTATCATCAATTATAAGCAAATGTGAAAAAGCACAGCTGAAATTTGCAGAGGGCACAGGCCATCACACCCGCCTTAAGAACATAATAAAAGCAATGTATATTTCAAAATCATTGATAATAGCAGAAATTAGTAAAAGGGGCTAATATTCAATTATCAGCACAGGAATAAGCTGGACAATCTATAAAAAACTGCAGGAAAGCCTTTTATGTATAACATATATATCAGCTTTCTCATACAATAGTATAAAGTCTTTTACGGAGGTGCTGAACTACTAGAAATTCTTATAGTATTAGAACCAAGATAATAATATTTAAGAGGCGGTTAAATGAGTAGATTAAACCCAGAAAAGCTATCAGTTGAATTTAGAGCTGGTGTTACTGCAGTAGAACCTATTATTAAAAGACGCTATACATTAACTCATTCTGATATAACTGCAGAACTATTTTTAACAATTGGATTAACTTACGCCTATGATAAAATTAATGCAATGAGAGACGAAGTACTGGGTGAATGGATGAGACACGGAACATCATATGCTTATTATGCCTATCTGTATGTAGACGGACAGTTTGGACCATTTGTGGCAGGTATAAGGGACAAAGTATT
The genomic region above belongs to Clostridium swellfunianum and contains:
- a CDS encoding sensor histidine kinase, with product MNLGDYLNERIKGIFLNFIALITLSTFLFSVGNTFDTIITIAVTWTLIYTAFLTYEYRRRKLYYDDILKTSEKLDKKYLMGEIIDKPPFIDAVPYYNLIKKAGKSMLEEVNKIKASRNEYKEYIEQWIHEVKTPISAIKLIEENNRTSTSRTVLEELENIDRYVEQALFYARSEETQKDYLIKEISLEQCVNKILIRNKHMFILNNIDVNLVELNKSVYCDSKWLEFIINQIIVNAVKYRRSQLPMVKIYSKDIKNGIQLIIEDNGIGIPDNEISRVFDKGFTGSKGRQNHKSTGIGLYLCKKLCDKLGLLIAADSKENFYTKVIITFPKGNFCKDGAI
- a CDS encoding ABC transporter ATP-binding protein, which codes for MDKILDIKNVEKYYGNKGNVVKAIDDMSFQVFKGEFVGVMGPSGSGKTTLLNIISTIDEVSSGYIHIDGNDLTKINQKDIAKFRRENLGFIFQDFNLLDTLTIHENIALALTINRHKKQDIDSKVKAAAAELGIEDILQKYPYEVSGGQKQRCACARALITNPKLILADEPTGALDSRSAQMLIEMISHLNKELGATILMVTHDSFTASYCDRILFIKDGKIFTELIKGQNTRKQFFNQILDVVALLGGDVRDVR
- a CDS encoding ABC transporter permease, with the protein product MYAKLALSNARRSIKDYVIYFVTLIICVSLFYAFMSLSSSHYELITEDSYNFEYLKIMMKYTTYIITGLLIVLIGYVNKYMMKRRKREFATYILLGIPQRNVAFMFFIETLVMGMVSIAFGIFLGTLFSQLVTALILMTAEQKIIFSFKLYIDTVIITLLFFTAMFCIIGLMNVRTLSKIKLIHMLNDEKKTEFQFKRGKLVYICVFIAAILLYILCGYSVHRILRVVGNPELKQGNEMTYFGLAITGFIAGTYALFYSLAYVLIVVKERWIRFKYEYTNLFLIGAVVSKIKTAPILMATISLTFLGAALSFALTLLLSQWSLGYLDNRIPFDTVAASKLNIMSKSEDISKIDYSGLVKHLSSENYNFKDYCEVEQYYIYDKKLYNTDIKNKPLFAIGLSDYNKLRKMLGYSEVKLNGNEFTTQWLKLVDDKLINEYISENKALKIEGKELKLSRDPYYKDSIGEYIYNSREGGLVVLPDEWCKSLALAAKDFYANTNKKMAYDEAVKLENELIPNWFTKTYSNMLSEKGKSRALIIRLKVAERSEVLNATLGMRILGIYGGTVLLMISLTVLALQQLSDSIEHKARFSTLRKLGIDNKETGRIILKQISLYFTMPIIVAVFGFYIFLNAFKTASKTLIDIYIGNKAFMFNIGIALILIVVIYACYFAATYYSFKRNIESR
- a CDS encoding cysteine hydrolase family protein, producing MKKALIVIDIQKDYFENGKFPLWNTENTLNNVEKAIEKANTNNIPVILIQYVAEAGSIFFNEGTEGAEIHPRILKAAQNAKKVVKRFADSFHQTNLEEVLSKLGAEEILICGMMTQNCVVFTAISKAAEKYSVKILSDCCTTVSKPIHLIALRGVSTRVELLDYNEAI
- a CDS encoding WD40/YVTN/BNR-like repeat-containing protein, with the translated sequence MTTDNQKEPRKKIYRIGAWICAAIALLFVFYLGYYKYQQNKLKFHPEGFSVQVNSKDLTASGKKWLEAYTERYRGKYVPKNQKVVEQSIDNLEIKEANVLQIDFSIKAKKLDEKTSANWNGTLEENKVKCQWVLWFKVEEKSDGTFIYTATRFQRPAGYDLEKYQTSGQKERDEYKQKYEAETPYEKQQYTYKIENKICYVSYDGGTTWKEVPVPLKDLVEVGDGRAYYNKLQEKSYVITPEKTAFVYGGTREKALMITYSEDKGSTWKTSEISKNIDSIRVKFCSFPKVNVGYVIATSGRAMSQEGQTIFKTTDGGSTWKEAGVGPSSWLLQSAGFVEENLGFMSYPKVQGGKTNFYRTEDGGKTFEPVMLPVNKQEWMGLTSEPFIQPQTPYIENGQMFLLVGQGEQGDFKGGTIMAKYKSEDKGKTWTFVELVEPPSKERG
- a CDS encoding MerR family DNA-binding transcriptional regulator is translated as MEYRPIDIARKLNISTSTLRIYEDMGIIPPVKRTDSGYRIFTQLHLDYFISIRKMVKGYSLEFTGELLKEHMKGNSDKALWMITKAQADLYAEKVRLEKVGLNLIKNLDYRGNNIKKDKNNLMTIKEISKITDVNITTIRYWENIGLISSVRGDGNNYRLFDEEQIKVILIIHALKYSIKIKHNFYSMEMLKKELHKFIYNESNTRDLIENINIYLDKVNLEMIKAISAFYELISKDNKVQL
- a CDS encoding putative immunity protein, which translates into the protein MNCVGIIKKIDDIPELKVSLIDFSESKSHKQMSKYGLLLAEHILQISKIEKNSDIAECFEINLKWQEGKVKFQDARNVAFKMHTLAREEKDPVRVKVLRTMGQVAAVPHVKWHALIASDYAITLINLMYPNDLEEVKKERELQIELVKSV
- a CDS encoding staygreen family protein produces the protein MSRLNPEKLSVEFRAGVTAVEPIIKRRYTLTHSDITAELFLTIGLTYAYDKINAMRDEVLGEWMRHGTSYAYYAYLYVDGQFGPFVAGIRDKVFRRELPLALEAIRYGDRKLFKAHPELDNAPIVVYFMSSIPQYNKVENWGTFSNYDITSSNRC